One window of the Natronomonas marina genome contains the following:
- a CDS encoding DNA-directed RNA polymerase subunit N — MMVPVRCFTCGNVVGEHWEEFKARAREGEEDPAEVLDELGVERACCRRMLVSHKDLVDIVSPYQ; from the coding sequence ATGATGGTACCGGTCCGGTGTTTCACATGCGGTAACGTCGTCGGCGAACACTGGGAGGAGTTCAAGGCCCGCGCCCGCGAGGGCGAGGAGGACCCCGCCGAGGTGCTGGACGAGCTCGGCGTCGAGCGCGCCTGCTGTCGGCGCATGCTCGTCTCCCACAAGGACCTCGTCGACATCGTCTCCCCCTACCAATGA